Genomic DNA from Paracoccus aminophilus JCM 7686:
TCCTCGAAGACCTTCTTGGCGGGATCGGTCTTGAGGCTGGACAGGAACTTGCCCGCCTCGGCCGATTTGGTGCCCTTGATCAGCGCGGCCGGATAGACGATCGCATCATGGCTGTCCTCGGGGAAGGTCGCGACGACCTTCACGTCCTTCTCGGCCACGGCGTCGCTGCCGTAAACGATTCCGAGCGGCGCCTCGCCGGTCGCGACCAGCGCCAGCGCGGCGCGGACGTTGTCGGCCTGTGCGACCTGACCCTCGACCTTCGACCAGAGGTTCAGCTTCTCCAGCGCCTGCTTGCCATATTGGCCTGCGGGCACCGAATCGATCAGCGCCATCGCCAGCTTGCCGCCATTGAGCGCCTCGGGCAGCTTGTCGAGCTCGGTCAGCGCGGGGGCATCCTTGCCGACGATCACCAGCGTATTGCCCAGGAGATCGGTGCGGGTGCTCTTGTCGATATTGTCGGATTTCTCGAGCGCATCCATCCAGTTCACCGCTGCCGAGATGAAGATATCGGCCGGGGCACCTTGCTGGATCTGTTTGGCCAGCTGCGAGCTGCCTGCATAGGAAATCGTGACGGTGTCGCCGGTCTGGGCTTTCCAGTCCTCGGCCACCTTGTCGAGAGCGTCCTTAAGGCTTGCTGCGGCGAAAATCGTGAAATCCTCGGCCAGCGCAGGCGTGGCGACAAGGGCGCAGAAAGCTGCCGTAATCAGGGAAAAGCGCATGTAGGGCTCCGATACTTGCAACGGTTCGTTGTGTCCTTTCGGACATAAGCAAACCGCAGAGTGCGGGGCAAGCGCTATTTCTCCCCCGATACAACGGTCTGAGGGGCGGTCTGAGACGCGGTTTGCGGGGCATCGTCGGCGCTCGCTTCCGGCGCGGGCGGCGCGGGTTTCAGCCCGGCCCGCAGCGAGGCCAGATGCGGCTCGCCCTGATGGCGCAGCACGGCTTCAAGCGCGCGATAATCGCGCAAGACCTGCTCGCCCCGCGCGGTCAGATGGGCGCCGCCGCCGCCGCTGCCGCCGCGCGCGCTGTCGACCAAAGGCTCGGTAAAGGCCAGGTTCATTTCCTCGACCAGCGCCCAGGCGCGGCGATAGCTCATATCCATGGCGCGGCCCGCCGCCGAGATCGAGCCCTCGTCGGCAATCGCTTGCAGCAAATCCGCCTTGCCACGGCCAAAGGTCAATCCCTGCGCGAAATGCAGGCGGAGGCTCAATCTGG
This window encodes:
- a CDS encoding winged helix-turn-helix domain-containing protein, which produces MSDDPRLSLRLHFAQGLTFGRGKADLLQAIADEGSISAAGRAMDMSYRRAWALVEEMNLAFTEPLVDSARGGSGGGGAHLTARGEQVLRDYRALEAVLRHQGEPHLASLRAGLKPAPPAPEASADDAPQTASQTAPQTVVSGEK
- the modA gene encoding molybdate ABC transporter substrate-binding protein, translating into MRFSLITAAFCALVATPALAEDFTIFAAASLKDALDKVAEDWKAQTGDTVTISYAGSSQLAKQIQQGAPADIFISAAVNWMDALEKSDNIDKSTRTDLLGNTLVIVGKDAPALTELDKLPEALNGGKLAMALIDSVPAGQYGKQALEKLNLWSKVEGQVAQADNVRAALALVATGEAPLGIVYGSDAVAEKDVKVVATFPEDSHDAIVYPAALIKGTKSAEAGKFLSSLKTDPAKKVFEDFGFTVLP